A DNA window from Halorubrum sp. DM2 contains the following coding sequences:
- a CDS encoding TRAM domain-containing protein has translation MVELTDSLRVLYTGSIEEQDGEYVVRVPESEIEHGTVDVGESYRIALISREESGDNGSSTGHEAVTDSPAVDESPSDDGQRPTSRGAAGAVQPDPPVSEGEVRDVTIETLGDKGDGIAKIERGYVVIVPDAEPGEEPTVEITSVRENVSFANVVEE, from the coding sequence ATGGTCGAACTCACCGACTCGCTGCGGGTGCTTTACACCGGATCGATCGAGGAACAGGATGGGGAGTACGTCGTTCGCGTCCCGGAATCGGAGATCGAACACGGGACGGTCGATGTCGGCGAATCGTATCGAATCGCGCTGATATCCCGCGAAGAGTCCGGTGACAACGGCTCATCGACAGGCCACGAGGCGGTAACCGACTCGCCGGCGGTCGACGAGTCGCCGTCCGACGACGGACAGCGGCCAACCTCCCGTGGCGCGGCCGGCGCGGTCCAGCCGGACCCGCCCGTCTCCGAGGGGGAGGTCCGCGACGTGACGATCGAGACGCTGGGCGACAAAGGCGACGGGATCGCCAAGATCGAACGCGGCTACGTCGTCATCGTCCCCGACGCCGAACCCGGCGAGGAGCCGACCGTCGAGATCACCAGCGTCCGCGAGAACGTCTCGTTCGCAAACGTCGTCGAAGAGTAA
- a CDS encoding mandelate racemase/muconate lactonizing enzyme family protein produces MEITEVETFVVDADWRNWFFVQVKTDEGITGVGEALSGEGLTAALEATAESHKHYLIGEDPLNRKQINRRLTRYPFAWRGGKLINAVASAFDIALWDIAGKYYDEPVWKLLGGKVHDEIPVYANGWHIGERTPENYAHHAKKAVNEQEYPALKCDPFAHYEYSLTNDQIDEVAELLEAVRDAVGWDVGIALDCHGRFSRRGAIEVANALEEYDIMFLEEPVELEDREVMADVTDKVNMPVATGERIYNNATMEDLIRKQACDIIQPDLTNYGSLAELQHAAEMAKSRYMTFAPHNPNAGVSTAAGLHLCAGIENLEVLEHMSRDVPWGDEIVKHDFEVEDGTIEVPDKPGLGVEFDADAAREHPGEPKDSHSLFDAEGALKRP; encoded by the coding sequence ATGGAGATAACCGAGGTCGAGACGTTCGTCGTCGACGCGGACTGGCGCAACTGGTTCTTCGTTCAGGTGAAGACCGACGAGGGGATCACGGGCGTCGGCGAGGCGCTCAGCGGCGAGGGACTGACGGCGGCGCTGGAGGCGACCGCGGAGTCGCACAAACACTACCTCATCGGCGAGGACCCGCTGAACCGCAAACAGATCAACCGTCGGCTGACGCGGTACCCGTTCGCGTGGCGCGGCGGGAAGCTCATCAACGCGGTTGCCTCCGCGTTCGACATCGCGCTGTGGGACATCGCGGGCAAGTACTACGACGAGCCGGTCTGGAAGCTGCTCGGCGGGAAGGTCCACGACGAGATCCCCGTCTACGCCAACGGCTGGCACATCGGCGAGCGCACTCCCGAGAACTACGCCCACCACGCGAAGAAGGCCGTGAACGAACAGGAGTACCCCGCCCTGAAGTGCGACCCGTTCGCGCACTACGAGTACTCGCTCACCAACGACCAGATCGACGAGGTCGCGGAGCTGCTCGAAGCCGTCCGCGACGCCGTCGGCTGGGACGTCGGTATCGCCTTAGACTGCCACGGCCGCTTCTCGCGGCGCGGGGCCATCGAGGTCGCGAACGCGCTCGAAGAGTACGACATCATGTTCCTCGAAGAGCCGGTCGAGTTAGAGGACCGCGAGGTGATGGCCGACGTGACGGACAAGGTGAACATGCCCGTCGCGACCGGCGAGCGCATCTACAACAACGCGACGATGGAGGACCTGATCCGCAAGCAGGCCTGCGACATCATCCAGCCGGACCTGACGAACTACGGTAGCCTCGCCGAGCTTCAGCACGCCGCCGAGATGGCGAAGTCCCGATACATGACGTTCGCTCCGCACAACCCCAACGCGGGCGTCTCGACGGCCGCCGGTCTCCACCTCTGTGCCGGCATCGAGAACCTCGAAGTGCTCGAACACATGAGCCGCGACGTCCCGTGGGGCGACGAGATCGTGAAACACGACTTCGAGGTCGAAGACGGGACGATCGAGGTACCGGACAAGCCCGGACTCGGCGTCGAGTTCGACGCCGACGCGGCCCGCGAACACCCCGGCGAGCCGAAGGACAGCCACAGCCTGTTCGACGCGGAAGGCGCGCTGAAGCGTCCCTGA
- a CDS encoding PHP domain-containing protein: MYDYHAHTNYSDGAFLRWMVEAAADAGLDGIGFADHCNVSPEPNAERHKRAFGFNLDLTYERRREAIEAVRENAAVKVYDAAEMDYDPDHETPIAEFLDDAGFDYAVGSVHDLDGANVHVRSHFADKPASERRALVDRYFEKLVALVESELFAIAAHPDLIERNPHLRGFATEDHYAAVVDAFRDSRTVPEVNAGRLLDDYGEFHPAPAFLDRLVDAGVEVTVGTDSHEPDEIAPRLREIETELDRRGVEPVRLDGIVADA, translated from the coding sequence GTGTACGATTACCACGCCCACACGAACTACTCCGACGGGGCGTTCCTGCGGTGGATGGTCGAGGCCGCGGCCGACGCGGGACTCGACGGCATCGGCTTCGCCGACCACTGTAACGTCTCGCCGGAGCCGAACGCGGAGCGGCACAAGCGCGCGTTCGGGTTCAATCTGGACCTGACCTACGAGCGACGCCGCGAGGCGATCGAAGCGGTCCGCGAGAATGCCGCCGTCAAGGTGTACGACGCGGCGGAGATGGACTACGACCCCGATCACGAGACTCCCATCGCCGAGTTCCTCGATGACGCCGGCTTCGACTACGCCGTCGGCAGCGTCCACGACCTCGACGGCGCGAACGTCCACGTCCGGTCGCACTTCGCCGACAAGCCGGCGTCCGAGCGGCGGGCGCTCGTCGACCGGTACTTCGAGAAGCTCGTCGCGCTCGTCGAGTCGGAGCTGTTCGCGATCGCCGCGCACCCGGACCTGATCGAGCGCAACCCGCACCTCCGCGGGTTCGCGACCGAGGACCACTACGCCGCGGTCGTCGACGCGTTCCGGGACTCGCGGACCGTCCCGGAGGTCAACGCCGGCCGCCTGCTCGACGACTACGGCGAGTTCCATCCGGCACCCGCCTTCCTCGACCGGCTCGTCGACGCCGGCGTCGAGGTGACCGTCGGGACCGACAGCCACGAGCCGGACGAGATCGCGCCCCGGCTGCGAGAGATTGAGACGGAACTCGACCGCCGCGGCGTGGAGCCGGTCCGGCTCGACGGAATCGTCGCGGACGCGTGA
- a CDS encoding MFS transporter — MNWRYRHTVLTLCMLAFFVTYFARLAISPVVPLIIDDFGVSNTAVGVALSGMWFAYGLSQFPSGILADRYGERRVILVAVGGTTAMSLLLALVPVFPAFVLAAVLLGLAAGLHYAVATTLLSRTFEDLGTAVGLHSLGGPLAGLVAPVAATWVGVRYGWRPGVALAAVVGVPVFVLFARRVRPTEPRRPDQPMSERLRLGPLLELVGRREILVPLVVATLGTYVAQGVISFLPTFLVELREYTPAFAGGVFSAFFVVRAGAQVGLGRLSDRVGRDASIAAALLGGALGLAGLVALPALVRLPLAVGLPAVPEYVALGAVVFLAGLGSSFFSAIDPRFMDALGDAERGAGFGLIRTVYTVIGSAGSVGVGLVADLFGWGPSFLVIAGLAGVAFLVTAANAVLSEAR, encoded by the coding sequence GTGAACTGGCGCTACCGCCACACGGTGTTGACGCTGTGTATGCTCGCCTTCTTCGTGACGTACTTCGCCCGGCTGGCGATCAGCCCGGTCGTCCCCCTCATCATCGACGACTTCGGCGTCTCGAACACGGCGGTCGGCGTCGCGCTCTCCGGGATGTGGTTCGCCTACGGGCTCTCGCAGTTCCCGAGCGGCATCCTCGCGGACCGGTACGGCGAGCGCCGCGTCATCCTCGTCGCGGTCGGCGGGACGACGGCGATGAGCCTCCTGCTCGCCCTCGTGCCGGTCTTCCCCGCGTTCGTGCTGGCGGCGGTGCTTCTCGGGCTCGCGGCGGGGCTCCACTACGCGGTGGCGACCACGCTCCTCTCGCGGACGTTCGAGGACCTCGGCACCGCGGTCGGGCTTCACTCGCTGGGCGGCCCGCTTGCCGGACTGGTCGCGCCCGTCGCCGCGACGTGGGTCGGCGTCCGGTACGGCTGGCGGCCCGGGGTCGCGCTGGCCGCGGTCGTCGGCGTCCCCGTGTTCGTCCTGTTCGCGCGTCGCGTCCGCCCGACCGAGCCGCGGCGTCCGGATCAGCCGATGTCGGAGCGGCTCCGGCTCGGGCCGCTCCTCGAACTGGTCGGGCGGCGCGAGATTCTCGTCCCGCTCGTCGTCGCGACGCTCGGCACGTACGTCGCGCAGGGCGTCATCTCCTTTCTGCCGACGTTCCTCGTCGAACTCCGGGAGTACACGCCCGCGTTCGCCGGCGGCGTCTTCTCCGCGTTCTTCGTGGTCCGCGCCGGCGCACAGGTCGGGCTCGGTCGGCTCTCCGACCGCGTCGGCCGCGACGCGAGCATCGCCGCCGCCCTCCTCGGCGGGGCGCTCGGACTCGCCGGGCTGGTCGCGCTCCCGGCCCTCGTCCGGCTCCCGCTCGCGGTCGGACTGCCGGCGGTCCCCGAGTACGTCGCGCTCGGGGCGGTCGTGTTCCTCGCCGGACTCGGGTCGAGTTTCTTCTCGGCCATCGACCCCCGGTTCATGGACGCACTCGGCGACGCGGAGCGAGGAGCGGGGTTCGGCCTGATACGGACCGTCTACACGGTGATCGGGTCGGCGGGGTCCGTCGGCGTCGGTCTCGTCGCGGACCTGTTCGGGTGGGGGCCCTCGTTCCTCGTCATCGCCGGTCTGGCCGGCGTCGCGTTCCTCGTCACCGCGGCGAACGCGGTCCTGAGCGAAGCGCGGTGA
- a CDS encoding MOSC domain-containing protein has protein sequence MVGDDPFDGPSETHSNGSASATGAAGTVESLVTAPESGAPPVRRDAVEVRPDGVEGDRYRRGDGHFQLDGCAVTLVAAEALAAVRDETGVDLTDGCHRRNVVVDGFGPGMDPLLDATVAVGDAVLRPTRRRPPCAHVEDLAGEDGLASALRDRGGLCCDVIEPGRVAVGDSVTVREADPRTAGAAIAERLAERDGNSDPGGVGERSRSEHD, from the coding sequence ATGGTCGGAGACGACCCGTTCGACGGCCCGTCCGAGACGCACTCAAACGGGTCCGCCTCCGCGACGGGTGCCGCCGGAACGGTCGAGTCGCTCGTCACGGCTCCCGAGAGCGGAGCCCCGCCGGTCCGCCGCGACGCGGTCGAGGTTCGACCTGACGGCGTCGAGGGCGACCGCTACCGGCGCGGCGACGGCCACTTCCAGCTCGACGGCTGCGCGGTCACGCTCGTCGCCGCGGAGGCGCTCGCCGCGGTCCGCGACGAGACCGGCGTCGATCTGACCGACGGCTGCCACCGGCGAAACGTCGTCGTCGACGGCTTCGGTCCCGGGATGGACCCCCTCCTCGACGCGACCGTCGCGGTCGGGGACGCGGTCCTGCGACCGACCCGTCGCCGACCGCCGTGCGCGCACGTCGAGGACCTCGCGGGCGAGGACGGGCTGGCGTCGGCGCTCCGGGACCGCGGCGGACTCTGCTGTGACGTGATCGAACCCGGTCGCGTCGCCGTCGGCGACTCGGTGACGGTCCGCGAGGCCGACCCACGGACCGCCGGCGCGGCCATCGCCGAGCGCCTCGCCGAGCGGGACGGGAACTCCGATCCGGGCGGGGTCGGCGAGCGGTCGCGGTCGGAACACGACTGA
- a CDS encoding cysteine synthase family protein: MDDDILSTLGSPLVRVDAPAGTTVAAKVESRNPGGSAKDRPALYMIEAAEEAGEIEPGDRIVEPTSGNTGIGLAMVGATRGYDVTLVIPEGKSIERRRLMKAYGATVELVDGDISDAKDRADEIEREPNTIQLRQFENPANPRAHYETTGPEILDQVGDRTVDALVAGVGTGGTLSGIGRRLREAFPDVRIDAVEPSDNAVLSGGEPGKDGFQGMGPGFVAPNLDIDLIDEIHTVDLADAEVECRRLAREEGILVGQSSGASNLAAKDVAAELRETGDFAGEEPLVVTVFWDSGERYLTAGTFDG, encoded by the coding sequence ATGGACGACGACATCCTGTCGACGCTCGGCTCGCCGCTCGTGCGGGTCGACGCGCCCGCGGGGACGACCGTAGCGGCGAAAGTCGAGTCCCGCAACCCGGGCGGCTCGGCGAAGGACCGCCCCGCCCTGTACATGATCGAGGCGGCCGAGGAGGCGGGCGAGATCGAGCCGGGCGACCGCATCGTCGAGCCGACCTCGGGCAACACCGGCATCGGACTCGCGATGGTCGGCGCGACGCGCGGCTACGACGTCACGCTCGTCATCCCGGAGGGGAAGTCGATCGAGCGCCGCCGCCTGATGAAGGCGTACGGCGCGACCGTCGAACTCGTCGACGGCGACATCTCGGACGCGAAAGACCGGGCCGACGAGATCGAGCGAGAGCCGAACACTATCCAACTCCGCCAGTTCGAGAATCCGGCCAACCCGCGCGCCCACTACGAGACGACGGGCCCGGAGATCCTCGATCAGGTGGGCGACCGCACTGTCGACGCGCTCGTCGCCGGCGTCGGCACCGGCGGCACGCTCTCGGGCATCGGCCGTCGCCTGCGCGAGGCGTTCCCGGACGTCCGGATCGACGCGGTCGAACCGTCTGACAACGCCGTCCTCTCCGGCGGCGAACCCGGAAAAGACGGCTTTCAGGGGATGGGACCGGGGTTCGTCGCGCCGAACCTCGACATCGACCTGATCGACGAGATTCACACCGTCGACCTGGCGGACGCCGAGGTCGAGTGCCGCCGCCTCGCCCGCGAGGAGGGAATCTTAGTCGGCCAGTCGTCGGGTGCCTCGAACCTCGCCGCGAAGGACGTCGCGGCCGAACTGCGCGAGACCGGCGATTTCGCCGGCGAGGAACCCCTCGTCGTCACCGTCTTCTGGGACAGCGGCGAGCGCTACCTGACGGCGGGCACGTTCGACGGGTAA
- a CDS encoding thioredoxin domain-containing protein produces MTLETLAPADDLDADAFDEAVLDALTADDYVFKVWGGDWCGDCQRQLPAFGAALAAAGVPDDRIEAFPVVKGPNGKEGEFVDEYDIELIPTVVVEDADGEELARFVEEEDVSIAKFLARQLADVEATA; encoded by the coding sequence ATGACGCTCGAAACACTCGCGCCCGCCGACGACCTCGACGCGGACGCGTTCGACGAAGCAGTCCTCGACGCCTTAACCGCGGACGACTACGTCTTCAAGGTGTGGGGCGGCGACTGGTGCGGCGACTGCCAGCGACAGCTGCCCGCGTTCGGTGCCGCGCTCGCGGCCGCCGGCGTCCCGGACGACCGCATCGAGGCGTTCCCGGTCGTGAAGGGACCGAACGGCAAGGAGGGGGAGTTCGTCGACGAGTACGACATCGAGCTGATCCCGACCGTCGTCGTCGAGGACGCGGACGGCGAGGAGCTGGCGCGGTTCGTCGAGGAGGAAGACGTCTCCATCGCGAAGTTCCTAGCGCGGCAGCTCGCGGACGTCGAAGCGACCGCCTGA
- a CDS encoding ThuA domain-containing protein, whose product MARVTVWNEYRHERESDVVADVYPDGIHAVVAEALREGGHEVRTATLDEGPDHGLTESVLDDTDVLVWWGHAAHDEVRDAVADRVHEHVLDGTGLIVLHSAHYSKIFKKLMGTSCSLKWREAAERERLWTIEPSHPIADGIGETIELDETEMYGERFDVPAPDTLVFTSWFEGGETFRSGCCYRRGSGKVFYFRPGHETYPIYYDEDVRQVLRNAVDWAAPGDGPTPTFGNAEPREEIDTGDDRTVH is encoded by the coding sequence ATGGCACGCGTCACGGTCTGGAACGAGTACCGACACGAGCGCGAGAGCGACGTCGTCGCGGACGTCTACCCCGACGGGATCCACGCCGTCGTCGCCGAGGCGCTCCGCGAGGGCGGCCACGAGGTCCGCACCGCGACCCTCGACGAGGGGCCGGACCACGGGCTCACCGAATCCGTTCTCGACGACACGGACGTGCTCGTCTGGTGGGGCCACGCCGCCCACGACGAGGTGCGCGACGCGGTCGCCGACCGGGTCCACGAACACGTTCTCGACGGGACGGGCCTTATCGTCCTCCACTCCGCGCACTACTCGAAGATATTCAAGAAGCTCATGGGTACCAGCTGTTCGCTGAAGTGGCGCGAGGCCGCCGAGCGCGAGCGGCTGTGGACGATCGAGCCGAGCCACCCGATCGCGGACGGAATCGGCGAGACGATCGAACTCGACGAGACCGAGATGTACGGCGAGCGCTTCGACGTGCCAGCCCCCGACACGCTCGTCTTTACCTCCTGGTTCGAGGGCGGCGAGACGTTCCGCTCCGGCTGCTGTTACCGCCGCGGGAGCGGGAAGGTGTTCTACTTCCGACCGGGCCACGAGACGTACCCGATCTACTACGACGAAGACGTTCGGCAGGTGCTGCGGAACGCGGTCGACTGGGCGGCTCCGGGCGACGGACCGACGCCGACGTTCGGCAACGCGGAGCCGCGGGAGGAAATCGACACGGGCGACGACCGGACGGTCCACTAG
- a CDS encoding helix-turn-helix domain-containing protein: MKYLRLELRYPPDLMHPMHRLVDESDAVERDVLLQGTILDETADTFLFYVEGDIDVYTDALRAVDRIREYEVTRIDDDGYYVFLTQRRDAVDEAMFDPLQRTGIVVVPPVDFRPSGIVRLTLIGERGPLGDALAELPDRIASDVLRIGEYDWRQDLFDPELTDRQFDALAAAVETGYYDSPRSGTVEEVADRIDAAPSTASEHLRKAESAMMSAFMELRDVA, encoded by the coding sequence GTGAAATACCTCCGGCTCGAACTCCGCTACCCGCCGGACCTCATGCATCCCATGCACCGGCTCGTCGACGAGTCCGACGCCGTGGAACGGGACGTCCTGCTACAGGGCACCATCCTCGACGAGACCGCCGACACGTTCCTGTTCTACGTCGAGGGGGACATCGACGTCTACACCGACGCGCTGCGGGCGGTCGACCGGATCCGGGAGTACGAGGTCACCCGGATCGACGACGACGGCTACTACGTCTTCCTCACGCAGCGGCGCGACGCGGTCGACGAAGCGATGTTCGATCCGCTCCAGCGGACCGGCATCGTCGTCGTCCCGCCGGTCGATTTCCGACCGAGCGGAATCGTGCGCCTGACGCTGATCGGGGAACGCGGACCGCTCGGAGACGCGCTCGCCGAGCTCCCGGACCGGATCGCGAGCGACGTCCTCCGGATCGGCGAGTACGACTGGCGACAGGACCTCTTCGATCCGGAGCTGACCGACCGCCAGTTCGACGCGCTCGCGGCCGCCGTCGAGACCGGATACTACGACTCCCCCCGATCGGGGACCGTCGAGGAGGTCGCCGACCGGATCGACGCCGCTCCGAGCACCGCGTCCGAACACCTCCGGAAGGCCGAGTCGGCGATGATGTCCGCGTTCATGGAGCTGCGCGACGTGGCTTGA
- a CDS encoding NADH-quinone oxidoreductase subunit D — translation MSTELLRDPDEGDGTTDPFSPVRESVTGREEHLNAPAARIRPDAVREVLSTLRDEGGYDHLACVTAQEYEGRYESIYHLRSYDDPTREVSVVVPADTDDPVSESATPVFRTADWHEREAYDLVGIEYDDHPDLRRILLPETWQGHPLSSEYDAERPQIVSLSENEPIEPGSSASAGSDTMLLNIGPHHPATHGVLHLQVTLDGETVVGVEPDIGYIHRCEEQMAQSGTYRHQIMPYPDRWDWGGGGLLNEWAYARVAEDLADIEVPEYAQVIRTMAAELSRILSHMLAMGAYALDVIGDFTATFMYAIQERERVQDLLEDLTGQRLMFNYFRLGGVAWDFPEPREEFLRGIREYLDGLPRRIEEYHDLLTRNEILQLRTVDTGTLPPSVAKEYGTTGPVLRGSGVDYDLRRDDPYGYYDELDWDVVTEDGCDNYSRLLVRMREVEESATIIEQCVDLLDDWPEDERTVQANIPRTVRPDDDTEVYRAVEAAKGELGIYVRADGTDKPARFKIRGPSFSNLQALPEMAEGESIPDLIASLGSLDTIMGEVDR, via the coding sequence ATGTCGACCGAGCTGCTGCGCGACCCCGACGAGGGCGACGGAACGACGGACCCGTTCTCGCCGGTCCGCGAGTCAGTGACGGGACGCGAGGAGCATCTGAACGCCCCGGCCGCCCGGATTCGACCGGACGCGGTACGGGAGGTGCTCTCCACGCTGCGAGACGAGGGCGGCTACGACCACCTCGCCTGCGTCACCGCACAGGAGTACGAGGGCCGGTACGAGTCGATCTACCACCTGCGCTCGTACGACGATCCGACCAGAGAGGTCAGCGTCGTCGTTCCCGCCGACACGGACGACCCGGTCTCGGAGTCCGCGACACCAGTGTTCCGCACGGCGGACTGGCACGAGCGCGAGGCGTACGACCTCGTCGGGATCGAGTACGACGACCACCCTGATCTCCGACGGATACTGCTTCCCGAGACGTGGCAGGGCCACCCGCTCTCGTCGGAGTACGACGCAGAGCGGCCGCAGATCGTCTCGCTGTCCGAGAACGAACCGATCGAGCCGGGGTCGTCGGCGTCGGCCGGGAGCGACACCATGCTGCTCAACATCGGGCCGCACCACCCGGCCACGCACGGGGTCCTCCACCTCCAAGTGACCCTCGACGGCGAGACCGTGGTCGGCGTCGAGCCGGACATCGGATACATCCACCGCTGCGAGGAGCAGATGGCCCAGTCCGGCACGTACCGCCACCAGATCATGCCGTACCCCGACCGGTGGGACTGGGGCGGTGGCGGCCTGCTCAACGAGTGGGCCTACGCGCGCGTCGCCGAGGACCTCGCGGACATCGAGGTGCCCGAGTACGCGCAGGTGATCCGGACGATGGCCGCCGAGCTGAGCCGGATCCTCTCGCACATGCTGGCGATGGGCGCGTACGCCCTCGACGTGATCGGGGACTTCACCGCGACGTTCATGTACGCCATTCAGGAGCGCGAACGGGTTCAGGACCTACTGGAGGATCTGACCGGTCAACGGCTGATGTTCAACTACTTCCGGCTCGGGGGCGTCGCGTGGGACTTCCCGGAACCCAGAGAGGAGTTCCTGCGCGGGATCCGCGAGTACCTCGACGGCCTCCCGCGTCGCATCGAGGAGTACCACGACCTGCTGACGCGGAACGAGATACTACAGCTCCGCACGGTCGACACCGGGACGCTCCCGCCGTCGGTCGCGAAGGAGTACGGGACGACCGGCCCGGTGCTCAGGGGCTCGGGGGTCGACTACGACCTGCGCCGCGACGACCCGTACGGGTACTACGACGAGCTCGACTGGGACGTCGTCACCGAGGACGGCTGCGACAACTACAGTCGGCTCCTCGTCCGGATGCGCGAAGTCGAGGAGTCCGCGACGATCATCGAACAGTGCGTCGACCTACTCGACGACTGGCCGGAAGACGAGCGCACCGTTCAGGCGAACATCCCCCGCACCGTCCGTCCGGACGACGACACCGAGGTCTACCGCGCCGTCGAGGCCGCGAAAGGGGAACTCGGCATCTACGTCCGCGCCGACGGAACGGACAAGCCGGCGCGGTTCAAGATCCGCGGCCCGTCGTTCTCAAACCTTCAGGCGCTCCCCGAGATGGCCGAGGGCGAGTCGATCCCGGACCTGATCGCGTCGCTGGGGAGCCTCGATACGATCATGGGCGAGGTCGATCGCTAA
- the pyrI gene encoding aspartate carbamoyltransferase regulatory subunit — MSEHELRVSKIRDGTVIDHVEGGQALNVLAILGIDGSEGFGVSVGMNVPSDRLGRKDIVKVEDRELSQSEVDVLSLIAPEATINIVRDFEVVEKNRVTRPDSVTGVLSCPNRNCITNADEPIETRFDVVADGVRCDYCATILRADIADHIDV; from the coding sequence ATGAGCGAGCACGAACTCCGCGTCTCGAAGATCCGCGACGGCACCGTCATCGACCACGTCGAGGGCGGACAGGCGCTGAACGTCCTCGCGATCTTAGGCATCGACGGCTCCGAGGGGTTCGGCGTCTCGGTCGGGATGAACGTCCCCTCCGACCGCCTCGGGCGCAAGGACATCGTGAAAGTCGAGGACCGAGAGCTGTCGCAGTCGGAAGTCGACGTCCTGTCGCTCATCGCGCCCGAGGCGACGATCAACATCGTCCGCGACTTCGAGGTCGTCGAGAAGAACCGCGTCACCCGCCCGGACAGCGTGACGGGCGTGCTCTCCTGTCCGAACCGCAACTGCATCACCAACGCCGACGAACCGATCGAGACCCGGTTCGACGTCGTCGCCGACGGCGTGCGCTGCGACTACTGCGCGACGATCCTGCGCGCGGACATCGCCGACCACATCGACGTCTGA
- the pyrB gene encoding aspartate carbamoyltransferase, producing MRQDHLITATQLSRDDIETVLDRARAVADDPAAYADRHAGRVLALCFFEPSTRTRMSFDSAAKRLGMNTIDMGDVDSSSVSKGESLSDTVRVIEGYADAIVLRHPSEGAATLAGERVDVPVVNAGDGAGQHPSQTLLDLHTIREDHGLDDLTIGIMGDLKYGRTVHSLAAALTNFDVNQHFISPESLRLPRSVRFDLHETGAQVREHEELEPVLDELDVLYVTRIQKERFPDENEYHRVAGEYQIDADTLADAPDDLTVMHPLPRVDEIAPDVDETDHARYFQQAHNGVPVRMALLDTLMENAEAAEGMEVDR from the coding sequence ATGCGACAGGACCACCTCATCACCGCGACCCAGCTCTCGCGGGATGACATCGAGACCGTACTCGACCGGGCCCGAGCGGTCGCCGACGACCCGGCCGCCTACGCGGACCGGCACGCGGGCCGCGTGCTCGCGCTCTGCTTTTTCGAGCCGAGCACGCGCACCCGAATGAGCTTCGACAGCGCGGCCAAACGTCTCGGGATGAACACCATCGACATGGGCGACGTCGACTCCTCGTCGGTCTCGAAGGGCGAGTCGCTGTCTGACACCGTCCGCGTCATCGAGGGGTACGCGGACGCCATCGTCCTCCGGCACCCCAGCGAGGGCGCGGCGACGCTGGCCGGCGAGCGCGTCGACGTCCCCGTGGTCAACGCGGGCGACGGCGCGGGCCAACACCCCTCCCAGACGCTCCTCGATCTCCACACCATCCGCGAGGACCACGGGCTCGACGACCTCACGATCGGGATCATGGGCGACCTGAAGTACGGGCGGACGGTCCACTCGCTGGCCGCCGCGCTGACGAACTTCGACGTCAACCAACACTTCATCAGCCCCGAGTCGCTGCGGCTCCCGCGGTCGGTCCGGTTCGACCTCCACGAGACGGGCGCGCAGGTCCGCGAACACGAGGAGCTCGAACCCGTCCTCGACGAACTCGACGTGCTGTACGTCACCCGGATCCAGAAGGAACGGTTCCCGGACGAAAACGAGTACCACCGCGTCGCGGGCGAGTACCAGATCGATGCCGACACCCTCGCGGACGCGCCCGACGACCTCACCGTGATGCACCCGCTCCCCCGCGTCGACGAGATCGCGCCCGACGTCGACGAGACCGACCACGCGCGCTACTTCCAGCAGGCGCACAACGGGGTCCCGGTGCGGATGGCGCTGCTCGACACGCTCATGGAGAACGCCGAGGCCGCCGAAGGCATGGAGGTAGACCGATGA
- a CDS encoding ASCH domain-containing protein, producing MSENDPADLLPNDRVKQAALDGEVTQLHRGNRYGDEGDTFEIDGVAFELTEVTERTLGDMTDADAKREGSPSLSAYKERMVKAHGGSFDWDDDADVVRHRFERVE from the coding sequence ATGTCCGAAAACGATCCGGCCGACCTGCTGCCGAACGACCGCGTGAAGCAGGCGGCCCTCGACGGCGAGGTGACGCAGCTCCACCGCGGGAACCGGTACGGCGACGAGGGCGACACCTTCGAGATCGACGGCGTCGCCTTCGAACTGACCGAGGTGACCGAGCGCACGCTCGGCGACATGACGGACGCGGACGCGAAACGCGAGGGGTCGCCGTCGCTTTCGGCGTACAAGGAGCGAATGGTCAAGGCGCACGGCGGGAGCTTCGACTGGGACGACGACGCGGACGTGGTCCGACACCGGTTCGAGCGGGTCGAGTGA